A DNA window from Trichosurus vulpecula isolate mTriVul1 chromosome 2, mTriVul1.pri, whole genome shotgun sequence contains the following coding sequences:
- the TMEM51 gene encoding transmembrane protein 51 → MMAQSKANGSHYALTAIGLGMLVLGIIMAVWNLVPGFSHSDKPSAHGNSSNPTGGILKSKTFSVAYVLVGAGVMLLLLSICLSIRDKRKQRQGEEEIARIQQNAAVGAQSQEEDSQEEEEESHSRYYVPSYEEVMNTNYSEVRELDQNPGMTVSLPSYESLTGLDETTPTTARADLETHPPDRQNSRLAKRLKPLKVRRIKSEKLHLKDFRINLPEGNLPPPTIEPLTPPPQYDEVPEKAAPDTRQPN, encoded by the exons ATGATGGCCCAGTCCAAGGCCAACGGCTCTCACTATGCCCTGACTGCCATCGGACTAGGGATGCTGGTGCTGGGGATCATCATGGCAGTGTGGAATCTGGTCCCCGGATTTAGCCACTCAGACAAACCGTCAGCGCATGGGAATAGCAGCAACCCCACTGGAGGGATCCTCAAGAGCAAGACATTCTCTGTAGCCTATGTGCTGGTGGGTGCTGGGGTCATGCTTCTGCTCCTTTCCATCTGCTTGAGTATCCGGGAcaagaggaaacaaaggcaagggGAGGAGGAGATCGCCAGAATCCAGCAGAATGCGGCTGTTGGAGCTCAGTCCCAGGAAGAAGACAG ccaagaggaggaggaggagtcccACTCAAGATATTATGTCCCCAGCTACGAAGAAGTCATGAACACCAACTACTCAGAGGTGAGAGAATTGGACCAAAACCCTGGGATGACCGTGTCCCTCCCCTCGTACGAGTCCCTGACAGGGCTGGATGAGACAACTCCCACCACAGCCCGGGCTGACCTGGAGACCCACCCACCAGACAGACAGAACTCCAGGCTGGCAAAACGCCTGAAGCCCCTGAAAGTCCGAAGGATTAAGTCAGAAAAGCTTCACTTGAAGGATTTTCGAATTAACCTGCCAGAAGGGAACCTGCCTCCTCCCACAATAGAACCTTTGACTCCTCCCCCACAGTATGACGAGGTCCCCGAAAAAGCCGCACCTGACACCCGGCAGccaaactga